From Vibrio splendidus, a single genomic window includes:
- the rplL gene encoding 50S ribosomal protein L7/L12, whose protein sequence is MSITNEQILDAVAEMSVMQVVELIEAMEEKFGVTAAAAVVAGGASAEAAAEQTEFDVILTAAGANKVQVIKAVRGATGLGLKEAKGLVDSAPAALKEGVDKAEAEALKAQLEEVGASVEIK, encoded by the coding sequence ATGTCTATTACTAACGAGCAAATCCTAGACGCAGTTGCAGAAATGTCTGTAATGCAAGTTGTTGAGCTTATCGAAGCTATGGAAGAAAAATTCGGTGTTACTGCTGCTGCTGCAGTTGTAGCTGGTGGTGCTTCTGCTGAAGCTGCTGCTGAGCAAACTGAATTCGACGTTATCCTTACTGCTGCTGGCGCTAACAAAGTACAAGTTATCAAAGCTGTACGTGGCGCAACTGGCCTAGGTCTTAAAGAAGCTAAAGGTCTTGTAGACTCAGCTCCTGCAGCGCTTAAAGAAGGCGTTGACAAAGCTGAAGCTGAAGCTCTTAAAGCACAGCTAGAAGAAGTTGGCGCTTCTGTTGAAATCAAGTAA
- the rplJ gene encoding 50S ribosomal protein L10 — MALNLQDKKAIVAEVNEAASGALSAVVADSRGVTVGAMTSLRKQAREAGVYMRVVRNTLARRAVEGTEYECLQDTFTGPSLLAFSNEHPGAAARLFKDFAKENKTFEIKAAAFEGAVTDADVLATLPTYDEAIARLMMCMKEASAGKLVRTIAAVRDQKEEAAA, encoded by the coding sequence ATGGCTTTAAATCTTCAAGACAAAAAAGCAATTGTTGCTGAAGTCAACGAAGCAGCCAGTGGTGCACTTTCTGCAGTTGTAGCTGACTCTCGTGGCGTTACTGTTGGCGCGATGACTTCTCTACGTAAACAAGCTCGCGAAGCGGGTGTTTACATGAGAGTTGTTCGTAACACACTAGCACGCCGTGCAGTAGAAGGTACTGAGTATGAGTGTCTACAAGACACATTTACTGGTCCTAGCCTACTTGCGTTCTCTAACGAGCACCCTGGTGCTGCAGCGCGTCTTTTCAAAGACTTCGCTAAAGAGAACAAAACATTCGAGATCAAAGCTGCTGCATTTGAAGGCGCAGTTACTGATGCTGATGTACTAGCGACACTACCAACTTACGACGAAGCTATCGCACGCCTAATGATGTGCATGAAAGAAGCTTCTGCTGGCAAGCTGGTTCGTACTATCGCTGCTGTTCGCGACCAAAAAGAAGAAGCTGCGGCATAA
- the rplA gene encoding 50S ribosomal protein L1, whose product MAKLTKRMRVIRDKVEVTKEYEINEAVALLKELATAKFVESVDVAVNLGIDARKSDQNVRGATVLPHGTGREIRVAVFTQGANAEAAKAAGADIVGMEDLAEQVKKGVMDFDVVVASPDAMRVVGQLGTILGPRGLMPNPKVGTVTPNVAEAVKNAKAGQVRYRNDKNGIIHTTIGKASFEANQLQENLEALLVALKKAKPSSAKGTFLKKVSISTTMGAGVTVDQASLDTQAN is encoded by the coding sequence ATGGCAAAACTTACTAAGCGTATGCGCGTAATCCGCGACAAAGTTGAAGTAACTAAAGAATACGAAATCAACGAAGCTGTTGCTCTTCTTAAAGAACTAGCGACTGCTAAATTCGTTGAGTCTGTAGATGTTGCTGTTAACCTAGGCATCGATGCTCGTAAATCTGACCAAAACGTACGTGGCGCAACTGTGCTACCTCACGGTACTGGCCGTGAAATCCGCGTTGCTGTGTTCACTCAAGGTGCAAACGCAGAAGCAGCTAAAGCAGCTGGCGCAGATATCGTTGGTATGGAAGATCTTGCTGAGCAAGTGAAAAAAGGCGTAATGGACTTTGACGTTGTTGTTGCTTCTCCTGATGCAATGCGCGTTGTTGGTCAACTAGGTACAATCCTAGGTCCACGCGGTCTAATGCCAAACCCTAAAGTTGGTACTGTAACTCCTAACGTTGCTGAAGCGGTTAAGAACGCTAAAGCTGGTCAGGTTCGTTACCGTAACGACAAGAACGGTATCATCCACACTACTATCGGCAAAGCGTCTTTCGAAGCTAACCAGCTTCAAGAGAACTTAGAAGCACTTCTAGTGGCTCTTAAGAAAGCTAAGCCTTCTTCAGCGAAAGGTACTTTCCTGAAGAAAGTAAGCATCTCTACTACGATGGGTGCTGGTGTTACTGTTGATCAAGCTAGTCTTGACACTCAAGCAAACTAA
- the rplK gene encoding 50S ribosomal protein L11 produces MAKKVEAYIKLQVAAGMANPSPPVGPALGQHGVNIMEFCKAFNAKTESVEKGLPTPVVITVYNDRSFTFVTKTPPAAVLLKKAAGVKSGSGRPNTEKVGTVTDAQVQEIAETKAADMTGADIEAMKRSIAGTARSMGLVVEG; encoded by the coding sequence ATGGCTAAGAAAGTTGAAGCTTATATCAAACTGCAAGTTGCAGCTGGTATGGCAAACCCAAGTCCACCTGTTGGTCCTGCTCTAGGTCAACACGGCGTGAACATCATGGAATTCTGTAAAGCGTTCAACGCAAAAACAGAATCTGTTGAGAAAGGTCTACCTACTCCAGTAGTTATTACTGTTTACAACGACCGTTCTTTCACGTTCGTAACTAAGACTCCACCTGCTGCTGTTCTTCTTAAGAAAGCTGCTGGCGTTAAGTCTGGTTCAGGTCGTCCAAACACTGAGAAAGTTGGTACTGTAACTGACGCTCAAGTTCAGGAAATCGCAGAAACTAAAGCTGCTGATATGACTGGTGCTGACATCGAAGCAATGAAGCGTTCTATTGCTGGTACTGCTCGTTCAATGGGCCTAGTGGTAGAGGGATAA
- the nusG gene encoding transcription termination/antitermination protein NusG codes for MSEAPKKRWYVVQAFSGYEGRVSQSLREHIKMHDMEEFFGDVLVPTEEVVEMRAGQRRKSERKFFPGYVLVQMIMNDESWHLVRSIPRVMGFIGGTSDRPAPITDKEADAILNRLEKASESPRPKTMFEAGEVVRVNDGPFADFNGTVEEVDYEKSRIKVSVSIFGRATPVELEFGQVEKLD; via the coding sequence ATGAGTGAAGCTCCAAAAAAACGTTGGTATGTAGTTCAAGCCTTTTCTGGCTATGAAGGTCGTGTATCTCAATCGCTACGCGAACATATTAAAATGCACGACATGGAAGAGTTCTTTGGTGACGTTTTAGTACCTACTGAAGAAGTAGTGGAAATGCGTGCAGGTCAACGCCGTAAAAGCGAACGTAAGTTCTTCCCTGGCTACGTATTAGTGCAAATGATCATGAATGATGAATCATGGCACTTAGTGCGCAGTATCCCTCGTGTTATGGGCTTCATTGGTGGTACCTCTGATCGTCCTGCACCAATCACTGACAAAGAAGCTGATGCTATCTTGAACCGTCTAGAGAAAGCGAGCGAGTCTCCACGTCCTAAGACAATGTTCGAAGCGGGTGAAGTGGTTCGTGTGAACGATGGTCCGTTTGCTGATTTCAACGGTACAGTTGAAGAAGTAGATTACGAGAAAAGCCGCATTAAGGTATCTGTATCGATCTTTGGTCGTGCAACACCGGTTGAGCTTGAATTTGGTCAAGTTGAAAAGCTAGACTAA
- the secE gene encoding preprotein translocase subunit SecE, translated as MKANAETPDSSGAADTMKWVVAFVLLAAAVVGNYLYGELSVVIRAAGVVVLIAAALGVAATTVKGKAAIDFAKESRMEIRKVVWPTRQETMQTTLIVLAVCIVMSLVLWGIDGIMVRLVSLATGV; from the coding sequence ATGAAAGCAAACGCTGAAACTCCTGATAGCTCAGGTGCAGCAGATACAATGAAGTGGGTAGTCGCTTTTGTACTGTTGGCTGCTGCTGTTGTGGGTAATTACCTGTATGGTGAATTGTCTGTTGTAATTCGCGCTGCAGGTGTAGTTGTGCTGATTGCTGCCGCACTAGGCGTTGCAGCAACAACAGTTAAAGGTAAAGCTGCGATCGATTTTGCAAAAGAATCTCGTATGGAGATTCGTAAAGTTGTTTGGCCTACTCGCCAAGAAACTATGCAAACTACATTGATCGTTTTAGCTGTATGTATTGTTATGTCTCTAGTGCTTTGGGGAATTGACGGCATTATGGTCCGTTTAGTTTCTCTAGCGACTGGGGTGTAG
- the tuf gene encoding elongation factor Tu, which produces MSKEKFERTKPHVNVGTIGHVDHGKTTLTAAICTTLAKVYGGVAKDFASIDNAPEERERGITIATSHVEYDTPERHYAHVDCPGHADYVKNMITGAAQMDGGILVVAATDGPMPQTREHILLGRQVGIPYIIVFMNKCDMVDDEELLELVEMEVRELLSEYEYPGDDLPVIQGSALGALNGEKQWEDKIVELAEALDSYIPLPERAVDLPFLLPIEDVFSIQGRGTVVTGRIERGILRVGDEVEIVGIKETTLTTCTGVEMFRKLLDEGRAGENVGALLRGTKRDDVERGQVLSAKGSINPHTKFESEVYVLSKDEGGRHTPFFKGYRPQFYFRTTDVTGDITLPEGVEMVMPGDNVQMTVELIAPIAMDEGLRFAIREGGRTVGAGVVAKIFA; this is translated from the coding sequence ATGTCTAAAGAAAAATTTGAACGTACGAAACCGCACGTAAACGTTGGTACTATCGGCCACGTTGACCACGGTAAAACAACTCTAACTGCTGCTATCTGTACTACACTTGCAAAAGTGTACGGCGGTGTTGCTAAAGATTTCGCATCTATCGATAACGCTCCAGAAGAGCGCGAGCGCGGTATCACAATCGCAACTTCTCACGTTGAGTACGATACTCCTGAACGTCACTACGCACACGTAGACTGTCCTGGACACGCCGATTATGTTAAAAACATGATCACTGGTGCTGCTCAAATGGACGGCGGTATCCTAGTTGTTGCTGCTACAGATGGCCCTATGCCACAAACACGTGAGCACATCCTACTTGGTCGTCAAGTTGGTATCCCTTACATCATCGTATTCATGAACAAATGTGACATGGTTGATGACGAAGAGCTACTTGAGCTAGTAGAAATGGAAGTACGTGAACTTCTTTCTGAGTACGAGTACCCAGGAGACGACCTTCCAGTAATTCAAGGTTCTGCACTTGGCGCTCTAAACGGCGAAAAGCAGTGGGAAGACAAGATTGTTGAGCTTGCAGAAGCACTAGATTCTTACATTCCACTTCCAGAGCGTGCTGTTGATCTACCGTTCCTACTTCCTATTGAAGATGTATTCTCAATCCAAGGTCGTGGTACAGTAGTTACTGGTCGTATCGAGCGCGGTATCCTACGTGTAGGTGACGAAGTAGAAATCGTTGGTATCAAAGAAACTACTCTTACTACTTGTACTGGTGTTGAAATGTTCCGTAAACTGCTTGACGAAGGTCGTGCAGGTGAGAACGTTGGTGCACTTCTACGTGGTACTAAGCGTGATGACGTTGAACGTGGCCAAGTACTTTCTGCTAAAGGTTCAATCAACCCACACACTAAGTTTGAGTCTGAAGTATACGTACTTTCTAAAGACGAAGGCGGCCGTCACACTCCTTTCTTCAAGGGTTACCGTCCACAGTTCTACTTCCGTACAACTGACGTAACAGGCGATATCACTCTACCAGAAGGCGTAGAAATGGTAATGCCAGGTGACAACGTTCAAATGACTGTTGAGCTAATCGCTCCAATCGCAATGGACGAAGGTCTACGTTTCGCAATCCGCGAAGGTGGCCGTACAGTTGGTGCTGGTGTTGTAGCTAAAATCTTTGCATAA